A single region of the Lotus japonicus ecotype B-129 chromosome 4, LjGifu_v1.2 genome encodes:
- the LOC130712396 gene encoding uncharacterized protein LOC130712396: MTLALNGKNKLGFVDDTLVQPPPDDPQFRAWTPNNYIVASWLINTINKEISTSVIYSITAAGIWHDLQTRFEQRNGPRIFQLCKYLMHCMQGTLSMSKYYTRIKTLWEELGEYWPVHHCNCGGGQPLLDHYQNEYVLMFLMGLNESFSHI; encoded by the coding sequence ATGACTCTGGCCTTGAATGGAAAAAACAAGCTTGGTTTCGTTGATGACACACTTGTGCAACCTCCTCCAGATGATCCTCAGTTTCGTGCCTGGACTCCGAACAACTATATTGTGGCTTCTTGGCTGATTAACACGATCAACAAGGAAATCTCTACAAGTGTCATCTACTCCATTACTGCAGCTGGAATCTGGCATGATTTGCAGACTCGGTTTGAGCAACGAAATGGACCGCGTATCTTTCAGCTTTGCAAGTATCTTATGCATTGTATGCAAGGTACACTCTCTATGAGTAAGTATTATACTCGAATCAAAACACTTTGGGAAGAGTTAGGTGAATATTGGCCAGTTCATCATTGCAACTGTGGTGGTGGGCAACCTCTGCTAGATCATTATCAGAATGAGTATGTTTTGATGTTTCTCATGGGACTCAATGAGTCTTTTTCTCACATCTGA
- the LOC130712397 gene encoding protein FAR1-RELATED SEQUENCE 5-like — translation MAEINEESRANLSNFGGMNESEDLDDNSGNSDEDDVVNNEEGQQQCKLVPELSIDEIRELEFLSEQDAIEFYQHYAQFKGFGVRKDDVRRDAKGNVISRQLVCNREGERHEKHLKKVSRVKEAKPITRVSCQAKFRVRLEAKSKKWRVYYFEPEHNHDLTLAQQVHLISAFRELTNGDKAQVDTLKLYGVRSCNIMGLLMGQKGGHDSVDFLKKDLYNHVDKNKRISSGAGDVAGSLNYFTRKGEKDSMFYFRFTRTSNDNLEKLFWCDGTSRLDYQAFGDVVVFDSTYKKNKYNKPVVIFSGYNHHKETAIFACALVSDETVDTYRWVLQRLDEAMFGKHPKAFVTDGDKAMREAIKVVFPNSTHRLCGWHIQQNAVKKIHLDNFLDDFNYLIFGNFSPQRFESK, via the coding sequence ATGGCGGAAATTAATGAAGAGTCTCGTGCGAACTTGTCTAATTTTGGTGGCATGAATGAGTCTGAGGATCTGGATGATAACTCAGGtaattctgatgaagatgatgtggTCAATAATGAGGAGGGCCAGCAACAGTGCAAGTTAGTTCCCGAGTTGAGTATTGATGAAATTAGGGAGCTAGAGTTTTTGTCTGAGCAGGATGCCATTGAGTTTTACCAGCACTATGCCCAGTTTAAAGGTTTTGGGGTTAGGAAGGATGATGTTCGGCGCGATGCAAAGGGTAATGTTATTAGTCGCCAGCTTGTTTGTAATAGGGAGGGTGAGAGACATGAAAAGCATTTGAAAAAGGTTAGTCGAGTGAAAGAGGCTAAGCCAATTACCAGAGTATCATGCCAGGCTAAATTTCGTGTACGTTTAGAGGCAAAGTCCAAGAAGTGGAGGGTTTATTATTTTGAACCTGAGCACAATCATGATTTGACACTGGCTCAGCAAGTTCATTTAATCTCGGCATTCAGGGAATTGACGAATGGTGACAAGGCTCAAGTTGACACACTAAAGCTGTATGGCGTGAGGAGTTGCAACATAATGGGTCTCTTGATGGGACAAAAAGGAGGTCATGATTCAGttgattttttgaaaaaggaCTTGTACAACCATGTTGATAAGAATAAAAGAATAAGTTCAGGTGCTGGTGATGTTGCTGGTTCATTAAACTATTTTACGCGTAAAGGGGAGAAGGATTCGATGTTCTATTTCAGGTTCACGAGAACAAGTAATGATAATCTTGAAAAATTATTTTGGTGTGATGGAACCAGTCGTCTTGACTACCAAGCTTTTGGAGATGTAGTAGTGTTTGACAGCACTTACAAAAAGAACAAGTACAACAAGCCTGTTGTTATATTTTCTGGTTACAATCATCACAAGGAGACTGCCATTTTTGCTTGTGCATTGGTTTCTGACGAGACCGTGGATACTTACAGGTGGGTTTTGCAGAGATTGGATGAAGCTATGTTTGGGAAGCATCCTAAAGCTTTCGTGACAGATGGAGATAAAGCTATGCGTGAGGCAATAAAGGTTGTGTTTCCAAATTCAACCCACAGGCTTTGTGGATGGCACATTCAGCAAAATGCAGTTAAGAAAATTCATTTGGATAATTTCTTAGATGACTTTAACTATTTGATCTTTGGTAATTTCAGTCCTCAGCGGTTTGAATCAAAGTGA